In Anabrus simplex isolate iqAnaSimp1 chromosome 14, ASM4041472v1, whole genome shotgun sequence, a genomic segment contains:
- the LOC136885197 gene encoding gamma-secretase subunit Aph-1: MTYKEFFGCTFLAFGPPLAMFSFTIAKDPIRIIILIASAFFWLLSLLISSLLWFAVVPLKNTLAFGLVFSVLFQELFRYFMYKLLRKAEGGLKKVTDVETEISSNKHILAYVSGLGFGIMSGAFALVNVLAAAVGPGTMGLKGDSDLFFFTSAATTLVFILLNTFWGVIAFSALDNTNYLQLIWVVGSHMIVSCLTLLNNNVMYAETLVPAYIILAITALLAYYVAGGTFRSFKASLSCGTLCHSRM, translated from the coding sequence ATGACGTACAAGGAATTTTTTGGCTGTACATTTCTGGCCTTCGGGCCTCCACTAGCAATGTTTAGTTTTACCATCGCGAAAGACCCTATAAGAATCATTATCTTGATTGCGAGTGCTTTCTTTTGGTTGTTATCTCTTTTAATATCATCGCTGCTGTGGTTTGCGGTAGTGCCTTTAAAGAACACTCTAGCATTTGGTCTCGTTTTCTCGGTTCTTTTCCAAGAACTGTTTCGCTATTTCATGTATAAACTTCTTCGCAAAGCAGAAGGTGGTTTGAAGAAAGTAACTGATGTGGAGACTGAGATTTCGTCCAATAAACATATTTTGGCTTATGTGTCCGGCTTGGGATTCGGCATTATGAGTGGTGCTTTTGCATTAGTCAATGTATTGGCTGCTGCAGTTGGACCAGGGACAATGGGACTTAAAGGTGATTCAGATCTTTTCTTTTTCACCTCTGCTGCAACAACTTTGGTTTTTATTTTGCTGAATACGTTTTGGGGAGTGATAGCATTCTCTGCACTTGATAATACTAATTATCTTCAGTTGATATGGGTCGTTGGAAGTCACATGATTGTATCTTGTCTTACCCtccttaataataatgtaatgtatgCTGAAACACTCGTGCCAGCTTATATCATATTGGCTATCACTGCTCTGTTGGCATATTATGTCGCTGGCGGAACCTTCCGGAGTTTTAAGGCCAGTTTATCTTGTGGAACTCTTTGTCATTCCAGGATGTAA